One region of Chanodichthys erythropterus isolate Z2021 chromosome 24, ASM2448905v1, whole genome shotgun sequence genomic DNA includes:
- the kctd15a gene encoding BTB/POZ domain-containing protein kctd15-like isoform X1: MSSKEGRSMSRLSLTRSPVSPLAAQGIPLPAQLTKANAPVHIDVGGHMYTSSLATLTKYPDSRISRLFNGTEPIVLDSLKQHYFIDRDGEIFRFILSYLRTSKLLLPDDFKEFQLLYEEARYYQLTPMVKELERWKQDREQRRTAQPCECLVVRVTPDLGERIAISGDKALIEEIFPETGDVMCNSVNAGWNQDPTHVIRFPLNGYCRLNSVQVLERLFQKGFSMVASCGGGVDSSQFSEYILSREDRRCQTSHTPIRIKQEPLD; the protein is encoded by the exons ATGTCTTCCAAG GAGGGAAGGAGCATGTCTCGGCTGTCTTTGACCCGGTCCCCAGTGTCTCCTCTGGCCGCTCAGGGAATCCCACTGCCGGCTCAGCTGACTAAAGCAAATGCTCCAGTCCACATTGACGTAGGCGGGCACATGTACACCAGCAGTCTGGCCACCCTCACCAAATACCCAGACTCCAG AATCAGTCGCCTGTTCAACGGCACAGAACCGATTGTTTTGGACAGTCTGAAGCAGCATTATTTTATCGACAGAGACGGAGAGATATTCCGCTTCATCCTGAGCTACCTGAGAACCAGCAAACTGCTTCTTCCTGATGACTTCAAG GAGTTCCAGCTGCTGTACGAGGAGGCTCGGTATTACCAGCTGACACCCATGGTGAAAGAGCTGGAGCGCTGGAAACAGGACCGGGAGCAGCGGCGGACGGCTCAGCCCTGCGAGTGCCTGGTGGTGCGAGTGACCCCTGACCTGGGCGAGAGGATTGCCATCAGTGGGGACAAGGCCCTCATAGAAGAGATTTTCCCAGAGACAGGGGACGTCATGTGCAATTCAGTCAACGCCGGCTGGAACCAGGATCCAACCCATGTTATTCGCTTTCCACTGAATGGCTACTGCAGGCTCAATTCTGTACAG GTCCTGGAGAGACTGTTCCAGAAAGGCTTCAGCATGGTGGCATCATGCGGCGGGGGCGTGGACTCCTCCCAGTTCAGCGAGTACATCCTGAGTCGGGAGGACAGACGGTGTCAGACCAGCCACACGCCCATTCGGATAAAACAGGAGCCTCTGGACTAG
- the kctd15a gene encoding BTB/POZ domain-containing protein kctd15-like isoform X3, whose translation MSRLSLTRSPVSPLAAQGIPLPAQLTKANAPVHIDVGGHMYTSSLATLTKYPDSRISRLFNGTEPIVLDSLKQHYFIDRDGEIFRFILSYLRTSKLLLPDDFKEFQLLYEEARYYQLTPMVKELERWKQDREQRRTAQPCECLVVRVTPDLGERIAISGDKALIEEIFPETGDVMCNSVNAGWNQDPTHVIRFPLNGYCRLNSVQVLERLFQKGFSMVASCGGGVDSSQFSEYILSREDRRCQTSHTPIRIKQEPLD comes from the exons ATGTCTCGGCTGTCTTTGACCCGGTCCCCAGTGTCTCCTCTGGCCGCTCAGGGAATCCCACTGCCGGCTCAGCTGACTAAAGCAAATGCTCCAGTCCACATTGACGTAGGCGGGCACATGTACACCAGCAGTCTGGCCACCCTCACCAAATACCCAGACTCCAG AATCAGTCGCCTGTTCAACGGCACAGAACCGATTGTTTTGGACAGTCTGAAGCAGCATTATTTTATCGACAGAGACGGAGAGATATTCCGCTTCATCCTGAGCTACCTGAGAACCAGCAAACTGCTTCTTCCTGATGACTTCAAG GAGTTCCAGCTGCTGTACGAGGAGGCTCGGTATTACCAGCTGACACCCATGGTGAAAGAGCTGGAGCGCTGGAAACAGGACCGGGAGCAGCGGCGGACGGCTCAGCCCTGCGAGTGCCTGGTGGTGCGAGTGACCCCTGACCTGGGCGAGAGGATTGCCATCAGTGGGGACAAGGCCCTCATAGAAGAGATTTTCCCAGAGACAGGGGACGTCATGTGCAATTCAGTCAACGCCGGCTGGAACCAGGATCCAACCCATGTTATTCGCTTTCCACTGAATGGCTACTGCAGGCTCAATTCTGTACAG GTCCTGGAGAGACTGTTCCAGAAAGGCTTCAGCATGGTGGCATCATGCGGCGGGGGCGTGGACTCCTCCCAGTTCAGCGAGTACATCCTGAGTCGGGAGGACAGACGGTGTCAGACCAGCCACACGCCCATTCGGATAAAACAGGAGCCTCTGGACTAG
- the kctd15a gene encoding BTB/POZ domain-containing protein kctd15-like isoform X2 codes for MFETEGRSMSRLSLTRSPVSPLAAQGIPLPAQLTKANAPVHIDVGGHMYTSSLATLTKYPDSRISRLFNGTEPIVLDSLKQHYFIDRDGEIFRFILSYLRTSKLLLPDDFKEFQLLYEEARYYQLTPMVKELERWKQDREQRRTAQPCECLVVRVTPDLGERIAISGDKALIEEIFPETGDVMCNSVNAGWNQDPTHVIRFPLNGYCRLNSVQVLERLFQKGFSMVASCGGGVDSSQFSEYILSREDRRCQTSHTPIRIKQEPLD; via the exons ATGTTTGAAACG GAGGGAAGGAGCATGTCTCGGCTGTCTTTGACCCGGTCCCCAGTGTCTCCTCTGGCCGCTCAGGGAATCCCACTGCCGGCTCAGCTGACTAAAGCAAATGCTCCAGTCCACATTGACGTAGGCGGGCACATGTACACCAGCAGTCTGGCCACCCTCACCAAATACCCAGACTCCAG AATCAGTCGCCTGTTCAACGGCACAGAACCGATTGTTTTGGACAGTCTGAAGCAGCATTATTTTATCGACAGAGACGGAGAGATATTCCGCTTCATCCTGAGCTACCTGAGAACCAGCAAACTGCTTCTTCCTGATGACTTCAAG GAGTTCCAGCTGCTGTACGAGGAGGCTCGGTATTACCAGCTGACACCCATGGTGAAAGAGCTGGAGCGCTGGAAACAGGACCGGGAGCAGCGGCGGACGGCTCAGCCCTGCGAGTGCCTGGTGGTGCGAGTGACCCCTGACCTGGGCGAGAGGATTGCCATCAGTGGGGACAAGGCCCTCATAGAAGAGATTTTCCCAGAGACAGGGGACGTCATGTGCAATTCAGTCAACGCCGGCTGGAACCAGGATCCAACCCATGTTATTCGCTTTCCACTGAATGGCTACTGCAGGCTCAATTCTGTACAG GTCCTGGAGAGACTGTTCCAGAAAGGCTTCAGCATGGTGGCATCATGCGGCGGGGGCGTGGACTCCTCCCAGTTCAGCGAGTACATCCTGAGTCGGGAGGACAGACGGTGTCAGACCAGCCACACGCCCATTCGGATAAAACAGGAGCCTCTGGACTAG